Proteins co-encoded in one Dyella japonica A8 genomic window:
- a CDS encoding creatininase family protein, with the protein MPYPSLRALLCGVLLLGAHAAFAQTPRTVQLEDLTWTEIRDQVQAGKTTIIIPIGGTEQSGPGIAVGKHNARAAFLSQKIAERLGNALVAPVVAYVPEGNTAPPSSHMRFPGTITVPDAVFEQMLESAAQSFAVHGFVNVVFLGDHGGYQKDLDRVAAKLNKTWGGKARAIVPPEYYATSSDGFNQILRQHGIKDDEIGTHAGLADTSLQLAVAPQMVRLDRLQHGPKLGTADGVYGGDPRRSSADLGQLGVDAIVVNTVNALRRDTQAH; encoded by the coding sequence ATGCCTTACCCGTCGTTGCGAGCCCTGCTGTGTGGCGTGTTGCTGCTTGGCGCCCATGCCGCCTTCGCCCAGACGCCGCGCACGGTGCAGCTCGAAGACCTCACCTGGACCGAGATCCGCGACCAGGTCCAGGCCGGCAAGACCACCATCATCATCCCCATTGGCGGCACCGAGCAGAGCGGCCCGGGCATTGCCGTGGGCAAGCACAACGCGCGCGCGGCCTTCCTCTCGCAGAAGATCGCCGAGCGCCTGGGCAATGCCTTGGTCGCACCGGTGGTGGCCTACGTGCCGGAGGGCAACACCGCTCCGCCCAGTTCGCACATGCGTTTCCCGGGCACCATCACCGTGCCCGATGCGGTCTTCGAGCAGATGCTGGAGTCGGCGGCGCAGAGCTTCGCCGTGCATGGCTTCGTCAACGTGGTGTTCCTGGGTGACCACGGCGGCTACCAGAAGGATCTTGACCGCGTGGCGGCGAAACTGAACAAGACATGGGGTGGCAAGGCCCGCGCCATTGTGCCGCCGGAGTACTACGCCACCTCGTCCGACGGCTTCAACCAGATCCTGCGCCAGCACGGCATCAAGGACGACGAGATCGGTACCCATGCCGGCCTGGCCGATACATCGCTGCAGCTCGCCGTGGCGCCGCAGATGGTGCGGCTGGACCGCCTGCAGCACGGCCCGAAGCTGGGCACGGCCGATGGCGTCTATGGCGGCGATCCACGCCGCTCCTCGGCTGACCTCGGTCAGCTGGGCGTGGATGCTATTGTGGTAAATACCGTCAATGCCTTGCGTCGCGACACGCAGGCGCATTGA
- a CDS encoding oxidoreductase-like domain-containing protein, translating into MAEGAVAPSNDPPPTPPQRPDDEDCCGQGCVPCIFDLYDEAMGRYRDELAAWKERHPGESPP; encoded by the coding sequence ATGGCGGAGGGCGCAGTTGCGCCCTCCAACGATCCACCCCCCACGCCACCGCAACGCCCCGACGACGAAGATTGCTGCGGCCAGGGCTGCGTGCCGTGCATCTTCGATCTCTACGACGAAGCCATGGGCCGCTATCGCGACGAGCTGGCAGCGTGGAAAGAGCGGCATCCGGGCGAGTCGCCTCCGTAG
- a CDS encoding 2'-5' RNA ligase family protein produces the protein MLFSDPVASPAETLVVDLRDYPDWRRGRERYGVWVVPVGDTPLLDYIEAAREQLADLIHPDARRQPHLTVFVCGFHGEGDADDDFPPQRLDQQVALLQARTEAACALPLAGADSFASAAFIPVGDPLGQLAQWRCVLGEASREIRPAAYVPHITLGLYRRRVPAGVIRQRLAAIAAPPPLLAVHELHYVTYDARDQLGPLEIVRRIVLDAAPASTVGAP, from the coding sequence ATGCTCTTTTCCGATCCTGTGGCGAGCCCCGCCGAAACGCTGGTTGTCGACCTGCGCGATTATCCCGACTGGCGTCGGGGGCGCGAGCGTTACGGTGTCTGGGTGGTGCCGGTCGGGGACACGCCGCTGCTTGACTACATCGAGGCCGCGCGCGAACAGCTGGCCGACCTGATTCATCCCGATGCCCGGCGGCAACCGCACCTCACCGTGTTCGTTTGCGGCTTTCATGGCGAAGGCGACGCAGACGATGATTTCCCTCCGCAGCGCCTGGATCAGCAGGTGGCCTTGCTGCAGGCCAGGACAGAAGCCGCCTGCGCGCTGCCATTGGCCGGTGCCGACAGTTTTGCCAGTGCCGCCTTCATCCCGGTGGGCGATCCCCTGGGACAGCTGGCGCAATGGCGGTGCGTGCTGGGCGAGGCGAGTCGCGAGATCAGGCCGGCGGCTTACGTGCCCCACATCACCCTGGGGCTGTATCGGCGCCGCGTACCCGCCGGCGTGATCCGGCAACGCCTGGCCGCCATCGCGGCACCGCCACCATTGCTGGCGGTGCACGAACTCCACTACGTCACCTACGATGCGCGTGACCAGCTGGGGCCGCTGGAGATCGTTCGCCGCATCGTGCTGGATGCGGCGCCTGCTTCCACCGTGGGCGCTCCCTGA
- a CDS encoding M20/M25/M40 family metallo-hydrolase, whose protein sequence is MLKPLLVSLLACSVAAPALAAGLDANQAQARDIFSHLIAFKTEIGQGQVPVMAKYLADQFRAAGFPDSDIHIIPHGETATMVVRYRGTGKGGKPIALMAHMDVVTAKPEDWQRDPFKLTEENGYFYGRGTEDIKSGVTVLAANFIQLKKAGFVPTRDLIIVYTGDEETTQDTMDDLVKNHRDLVDAEFALNTDAGGGELSEDGKPLVFGLQTAEKAYADFELTTRNPGGHSSLPRADNAIYELADALKKVQAYQFPVMSNETTIASFKALGATTQGKVGQAMRDFAKDPHDAAAAAVLAAEPSEVGKTRTTCVATMLRGGHADNALPQSATANINCRVFPGVAIETVRQTLQEQVGPKVEVKLIGHAIASDASPLRPDVVAAVTKAVHSIRPGVAITPVQESGATDGIYFRAAGIPTYGVNGMFMKNSDSFAHGLNERVPVKSFYDDVAYWHVLLTTLAGPGTTK, encoded by the coding sequence ATGCTGAAACCCTTGCTCGTTTCCCTGCTGGCCTGTTCGGTCGCGGCACCGGCCCTTGCGGCTGGCCTGGATGCCAACCAGGCACAGGCACGCGATATCTTCAGCCATCTGATCGCGTTCAAGACGGAGATCGGGCAGGGGCAGGTGCCGGTGATGGCCAAGTATCTCGCCGACCAGTTCCGCGCCGCGGGCTTCCCCGATTCGGACATCCATATCATTCCGCACGGCGAGACCGCCACGATGGTGGTGCGCTACCGGGGCACCGGCAAAGGCGGCAAGCCCATCGCGCTGATGGCGCACATGGACGTGGTGACGGCCAAGCCGGAAGACTGGCAGCGCGATCCGTTCAAGCTCACTGAGGAAAACGGCTATTTCTACGGACGCGGCACCGAGGACATCAAGAGCGGCGTCACCGTGCTGGCGGCGAACTTTATCCAGCTCAAGAAGGCCGGCTTCGTGCCCACGCGTGACCTCATCATTGTCTACACGGGCGACGAGGAGACCACGCAGGACACCATGGACGACCTGGTGAAGAACCATCGCGACTTGGTCGATGCGGAATTCGCGCTCAATACCGACGCTGGCGGCGGCGAGCTGAGCGAAGACGGCAAGCCGCTGGTGTTCGGCCTGCAGACGGCCGAGAAGGCGTATGCGGATTTCGAGCTGACTACGCGCAACCCGGGTGGCCACAGTTCGCTGCCGCGCGCTGACAACGCCATCTACGAGCTGGCCGATGCGCTGAAGAAAGTGCAGGCTTACCAGTTCCCCGTGATGTCGAACGAAACCACCATCGCGTCGTTCAAGGCGCTGGGCGCGACGACGCAGGGCAAGGTGGGGCAGGCCATGCGTGACTTCGCCAAGGATCCGCACGATGCCGCAGCGGCGGCGGTGCTTGCCGCCGAACCGTCCGAAGTGGGCAAGACGCGCACCACCTGCGTGGCGACGATGCTGCGCGGCGGTCACGCGGACAACGCGTTGCCGCAATCCGCGACGGCCAACATCAACTGCCGCGTGTTTCCGGGCGTCGCCATCGAAACGGTGCGGCAGACGTTGCAGGAGCAGGTGGGCCCGAAGGTGGAGGTGAAGCTGATCGGCCATGCCATAGCGAGCGACGCCTCGCCGCTGCGTCCGGACGTGGTGGCGGCGGTGACCAAGGCCGTGCATTCGATCCGTCCTGGCGTGGCGATCACGCCGGTACAGGAATCGGGCGCCACCGACGGCATCTATTTCCGCGCGGCGGGCATTCCCACCTACGGTGTGAACGGCATGTTCATGAAGAACAGCGATTCGTTCGCCCATGGCCTGAACGAGCGCGTGCCGGTCAAGTCGTTCTATGACGACGTGGCGTACTGGCATGTGCTGCTGACCACGCTGGCGGGACCGGGCACGACGAAATAA
- a CDS encoding GIY-YIG nuclease family protein: MPAPTDIATTPGTWCLYLIECRDGSYYAGITNDLEARYLAHVNGKGARYTRSHPPLRLIGSRAYDNRAAASRAEWEIKQLPKHRKIAYLYLETEVATTTPSPASPD; this comes from the coding sequence ATGCCCGCCCCCACCGACATTGCCACCACTCCCGGCACCTGGTGCCTCTATCTGATCGAATGCCGCGACGGCTCGTACTACGCCGGCATCACCAACGATCTGGAAGCGCGCTATCTGGCGCACGTCAACGGCAAGGGAGCGCGTTACACGCGATCCCATCCGCCATTGCGGCTGATCGGTTCGCGTGCCTATGACAACCGAGCGGCGGCATCACGCGCCGAGTGGGAGATCAAGCAACTGCCCAAGCATCGGAAGATCGCTTACCTGTACCTCGAAACAGAGGTCGCCACCACCACGCCCAGCCCGGCATCGCCGGACTGA
- a CDS encoding class I SAM-dependent methyltransferase, translating to MRPTALAVLVALAFPVTAALAASPASTEVPSYVTAAVNDPARKDDTANDERRKIADIMAFAEVKPGQSVVDLIPGSGYFTRVFSGIVGAKGRVYAVWPNEYGKEAVSDVQASKALVANPHYANVGVLMVPSKEFKTPEQVDLVFTSQNYHDYPDKFMGNVDPVVFDKQVFDSLKPGGLFVVIDHVAEAGSGMRDTDTLHRIDPAIVKKQVESVGFVFDGESDVLRNPKDPHNIKVFDKSIRGHTDQFVYRFRKPG from the coding sequence ATGCGTCCCACCGCCCTTGCCGTGCTGGTAGCTCTCGCTTTCCCTGTCACCGCCGCGCTGGCTGCTTCGCCGGCGTCAACGGAAGTCCCTTCGTACGTTACCGCCGCCGTCAACGACCCCGCCCGCAAGGACGACACGGCCAATGACGAACGCCGCAAGATCGCCGACATCATGGCCTTTGCCGAGGTGAAGCCCGGCCAGTCCGTGGTGGACTTGATCCCCGGCAGTGGCTACTTCACCCGCGTGTTCAGCGGTATCGTCGGCGCCAAGGGCCGCGTGTATGCCGTGTGGCCGAACGAATATGGCAAGGAGGCCGTGTCAGACGTGCAGGCGTCGAAGGCCCTGGTCGCCAACCCGCATTACGCCAACGTCGGCGTGCTGATGGTGCCCTCGAAGGAGTTCAAGACGCCGGAGCAGGTTGACCTGGTCTTCACGTCGCAGAACTACCACGACTACCCGGACAAGTTCATGGGCAACGTCGATCCCGTGGTGTTCGACAAGCAGGTCTTCGACTCGCTCAAGCCCGGCGGCCTGTTCGTGGTGATCGACCACGTGGCCGAGGCTGGCTCGGGCATGCGCGACACCGACACGCTGCATCGCATCGACCCGGCCATCGTGAAGAAGCAGGTGGAATCGGTGGGCTTCGTCTTCGACGGCGAGAGCGACGTGCTGCGCAACCCGAAGGATCCCCACAACATCAAGGTATTCGACAAGTCGATCCGCGGTCATACCGACCAGTTCGTCTATCGTTTCCGCAAGCCCGGCTGA
- a CDS encoding transferrin receptor-like dimerization domain-containing protein, which produces MTRLTIRPLLAACLLASIGSALAADDHHDQGMLGFSTDGAAAQQSLEQRFDALLDPADQREWLKQMSSGPNQVGSPHDKANAEFMLAKFKEWGWDAHIETFDVLYPTPKKVALELKGPHPYTAKLHEPPVPGDATSGIKEGVLPPYNVYGGDGDVSAPLVYVNYGMPDDYKDLARRGIDVRGKIVITRYGGGWRGLKPKLAQEHGAVGCLIYSDPRDDGYAEGDTYPQGGWRPEDGVQRGSVADMQQYPGDPLTPGVGSTPGAKRLALKDAKTILKIPVLPISYADATPLLKSLTGPVAPEHWRGALPITYHMGPSKAQAHLTVQSDWGQKPVYDVIATLKGSTEPDRWVVRGNHHDGWVFGAWDPLAGNVALLAEAKAIGTLYKQGWRPQRTLVYASWDGEEAGLLGSTEWAETHADELKQKAVLYLNSDTNGRGFLEAGGSHSYQHLVNQVAAGVTDPETKVSVLERMRAHVMVQGSSKDAKAEAKEFAKLAAAGGDVPIAALGSGSDYSAFLQHVGVASLDLGFNGEDDNGGIYHSAYDSFDHYVRFGDPDFQYGVALSKVAGHIVLRTADASVLPMRFGDFSDTLDRYVDELHKLVEDKRKDTEQQHQLLDKHVYALVSDPTRPILPPERDSDVPDIKLAPLDEAAKKLKKSAQAFDDAYGKRAADGFRLSAGQQQQVNELMGRMEQSLTDASGLPGRPWFQHMIYAPGMLTGYGVKTVPGVREAIEARRWDEAGQFAQVTAKTLDGYREQLDKITAMLKKSS; this is translated from the coding sequence ATGACCCGTTTGACGATACGGCCGCTGCTGGCGGCCTGCCTGTTGGCTTCGATTGGCAGCGCACTTGCCGCAGACGATCACCACGACCAAGGCATGCTCGGCTTCAGCACCGACGGTGCCGCCGCGCAACAGAGCCTGGAGCAGCGCTTCGACGCCTTGCTTGACCCCGCCGACCAGCGCGAGTGGCTCAAGCAGATGTCCTCCGGGCCCAACCAGGTGGGTTCGCCGCACGACAAGGCCAATGCGGAGTTCATGCTGGCCAAGTTCAAGGAATGGGGCTGGGACGCACACATCGAAACGTTCGACGTGCTCTATCCCACGCCGAAGAAAGTGGCGCTGGAACTGAAGGGGCCGCATCCCTATACGGCCAAGCTGCATGAGCCCCCGGTGCCCGGCGACGCCACGTCCGGCATCAAGGAGGGCGTGCTGCCGCCGTACAACGTCTACGGTGGCGACGGCGACGTGAGCGCGCCGCTGGTCTACGTCAATTACGGCATGCCGGACGATTACAAGGACCTCGCGCGGCGTGGCATCGACGTGCGCGGCAAGATCGTCATCACGCGTTACGGCGGCGGCTGGCGCGGCCTGAAACCCAAGCTCGCGCAGGAGCACGGCGCGGTGGGCTGCCTGATCTATTCCGATCCGCGCGACGACGGCTACGCGGAAGGCGACACCTACCCGCAGGGCGGCTGGCGCCCGGAAGACGGCGTGCAGCGCGGTTCGGTGGCCGACATGCAGCAGTATCCGGGCGACCCGTTGACGCCCGGCGTCGGTTCCACGCCCGGTGCCAAGCGCCTGGCGCTGAAAGATGCCAAGACCATCCTCAAGATTCCGGTGCTGCCGATTTCCTATGCGGATGCCACGCCGTTGCTGAAATCGCTGACCGGCCCGGTGGCGCCGGAGCATTGGCGCGGCGCACTGCCGATCACCTACCACATGGGTCCGAGCAAGGCGCAGGCGCACCTGACGGTGCAGTCGGACTGGGGCCAGAAGCCGGTGTACGACGTGATCGCCACCCTCAAGGGTTCCACCGAGCCTGATCGCTGGGTCGTGCGCGGCAATCACCACGACGGCTGGGTGTTCGGCGCGTGGGATCCGCTGGCCGGCAACGTCGCGCTGCTGGCGGAGGCGAAAGCCATCGGCACGCTCTACAAGCAGGGCTGGAGGCCGCAACGCACGCTGGTGTATGCCAGCTGGGACGGCGAAGAAGCCGGCCTGCTCGGCTCCACCGAATGGGCGGAGACGCACGCCGACGAGCTGAAGCAGAAGGCCGTGCTCTACCTCAACTCCGATACGAATGGGCGTGGGTTCCTGGAGGCGGGCGGCAGCCATTCGTACCAGCACCTGGTGAACCAGGTGGCTGCTGGCGTGACGGACCCGGAAACCAAGGTCAGCGTGCTCGAACGCATGCGCGCACACGTCATGGTCCAGGGCAGCTCCAAGGATGCCAAGGCCGAAGCCAAGGAGTTCGCCAAGCTTGCCGCGGCGGGTGGCGACGTGCCGATCGCGGCGCTGGGTTCGGGTTCGGACTACAGCGCCTTCCTGCAGCATGTCGGCGTCGCTTCGCTCGACCTGGGCTTCAATGGTGAAGACGACAACGGCGGCATTTATCACTCCGCCTACGACTCGTTCGACCACTACGTGCGTTTCGGCGACCCGGACTTCCAGTACGGCGTGGCCTTGTCCAAGGTTGCCGGCCACATCGTGCTGCGCACCGCCGATGCGAGTGTGCTGCCGATGCGCTTCGGCGATTTCAGCGACACGCTGGATCGCTACGTCGACGAGCTGCACAAGCTGGTGGAAGACAAGCGCAAGGACACCGAGCAGCAGCACCAGCTGCTCGACAAGCACGTCTACGCGCTGGTCTCCGACCCGACGCGGCCGATCCTGCCGCCGGAACGCGATTCGGACGTGCCCGACATCAAGCTCGCGCCGCTCGACGAGGCGGCAAAGAAGCTGAAGAAGAGTGCGCAGGCTTTCGACGACGCCTATGGCAAGCGCGCCGCCGACGGCTTCAGGTTGTCCGCCGGACAACAGCAACAGGTCAACGAGCTGATGGGACGGATGGAGCAGTCGCTGACGGATGCCTCCGGCTTGCCGGGGCGCCCGTGGTTCCAGCACATGATCTATGCGCCCGGCATGCTCACCGGTTACGGCGTGAAGACGGTGCCGGGCGTGCGTGAAGCCATCGAGGCGCGCCGCTGGGACGAGGCCGGCCAGTTCGCTCAGGTGACGGCAAAGACGCTGGATGGCTATCGCGAGCAGTTGGACAAGATCACCGCGATGCTGAAGAAGTCGTCCTGA
- a CDS encoding YncE family protein, producing MAIAKTLRSSRLFRLAPFALAAACLGGTALAASAVTTVPGMPPVVNPANMYTEAGLGKLSPAVKNDPERIYVPNLRSNDVYVIDPTTYKVVDKFKVGEGPQHVVPSWDLRTLWVTNNAERKKTGSLTPIDAHTGKPGTAVPVDDPYNMYFTPDGKEAIVVAEAFARLDFRDAHTMALRSSLQAPECKGINHADFSMDGSYVIFTCEFTGKLVKIDMVNRKVMGYLDLSKKGMPQDIRSSPDGKTFYVADMMADGVYLIDPASFKQVGFIKTGVGTHGLYPSRDGTKLYVANRGSNKVHGAPKGKGSVSVIDFATQKVVANWPVPGGGSPDMGNVSADGKTLWLSGRFDDVVYAFDTTSGQVRTVKVGQEPHGLAVWPQPGRYSLGHTGIMR from the coding sequence ATGGCCATCGCTAAAACCCTGCGCTCCTCCCGTCTGTTCCGCCTCGCACCGTTCGCGCTCGCCGCGGCGTGCCTGGGCGGCACCGCCCTGGCGGCTTCGGCCGTGACCACCGTGCCCGGCATGCCGCCGGTGGTGAACCCCGCCAACATGTATACCGAGGCGGGCCTGGGCAAGCTGAGCCCGGCGGTGAAGAACGACCCCGAGCGCATCTACGTGCCGAACCTGCGTTCGAACGACGTGTACGTGATCGATCCGACCACCTACAAGGTCGTCGACAAGTTCAAGGTGGGTGAGGGCCCGCAGCACGTGGTGCCGTCGTGGGACCTGCGCACGCTGTGGGTCACCAACAATGCCGAGCGCAAGAAGACCGGTAGCCTGACGCCGATCGACGCGCACACCGGCAAGCCGGGCACGGCTGTGCCGGTGGACGATCCGTACAACATGTACTTCACGCCGGACGGCAAGGAAGCCATCGTGGTGGCCGAGGCGTTTGCCCGCCTGGATTTCCGCGATGCGCACACCATGGCGCTGCGCTCCAGCCTGCAGGCGCCGGAATGCAAGGGCATCAACCACGCTGACTTCTCGATGGACGGCAGCTACGTCATCTTCACCTGCGAGTTCACCGGCAAGCTGGTGAAGATCGACATGGTGAACCGCAAGGTGATGGGCTACCTCGATCTGTCCAAGAAGGGCATGCCGCAGGACATCCGTTCGTCCCCGGACGGCAAGACCTTCTACGTCGCCGACATGATGGCCGATGGCGTGTACCTGATCGATCCGGCCAGCTTCAAGCAGGTCGGTTTCATCAAGACCGGCGTGGGCACGCATGGCCTGTATCCGAGCCGTGACGGTACCAAGCTCTACGTTGCCAACCGCGGCTCCAACAAGGTTCATGGTGCTCCCAAGGGCAAGGGCAGCGTGTCGGTGATCGACTTCGCGACGCAGAAGGTCGTGGCCAACTGGCCGGTGCCCGGTGGCGGCAGCCCGGACATGGGCAACGTGAGCGCGGATGGCAAGACGCTGTGGCTCTCGGGCCGCTTCGATGACGTGGTGTATGCGTTCGACACCACCAGTGGCCAGGTCCGCACCGTCAAGGTCGGCCAGGAGCCGCACGGCCTCGCGGTGTGGCCGCAGCCGGGCCGCTACTCGCTGGGCCATACCGGCATCATGCGCTAA
- a CDS encoding ExbD/TolR family protein yields the protein MAFSARASDAPLAQINVTPLVDVLLVLLVITMITSPVLTHKLKLDLPQPGHMDTTKPPVTVRLSIHADGSMYWNDAPVDASMLTAQLAITAHQAQQPGLLIDPADGASYQAVAGVISAAKRQGLQKIDFMAPR from the coding sequence ATGGCTTTCTCTGCTCGCGCTTCCGATGCCCCGCTCGCCCAGATCAACGTGACGCCCCTGGTGGATGTCCTGCTCGTGCTGCTGGTGATCACCATGATCACCTCGCCCGTGCTCACCCACAAACTGAAGCTCGACCTGCCGCAACCCGGTCACATGGACACCACCAAGCCACCCGTGACCGTGCGGCTATCCATCCACGCCGATGGATCGATGTACTGGAACGACGCGCCAGTGGATGCCTCGATGTTGACCGCACAATTGGCCATCACCGCGCATCAGGCGCAACAGCCGGGCCTGCTGATCGATCCGGCGGATGGCGCGTCGTACCAGGCCGTGGCCGGGGTGATCTCCGCTGCGAAGCGCCAGGGCTTGCAGAAAATCGATTTCATGGCGCCACGCTGA